One region of Hoeflea sp. 108 genomic DNA includes:
- a CDS encoding PAS domain S-box protein, giving the protein MPSAAYSFIDVAVVDGVRQRFAAGDAIAVLSTDLEEVLWANGPGAAVLGYDDVDAVTGAPSRLGLPARRQIAATSGFPEIGRDRAIMVRVAAGMTSNAVAFMASSIRLPDGERAIMLAVPASPAASRDRRATAANAIGGFAEPGHFLAFVDARGEIEAATPGLGNLGIATSTLAAMVAAVRHERDRMIKRAIPAAGGYLPAGLARLTDDRHLLVVVDERIELEEIAPAEQAAVEPVTAEPAKVEEVSVEPVAAPRRPVEDASVAADKRQDQATHDHWYFSPEERESRAGVAIGELTTSARTPEVIEPGSIAELVDHAIETFEENIVETAVDPLPEPEAPAVAQPAAAPRAEPQIERSAAPVRFVWRTDAEGRFSAISPEFAAVVGEHAADIVGRRFQDVSTTFELDPSGEIAGLLQRRDTWSGRSVLWPVAGTDRRIPVDLAALPVYGRDRNFEGFRGFGVARPGEAVVDHERIGLALVPNGKHSDDQSTKSSEPVESPAVGDEPIASEQLAAASKPAESGPVLPDTFGEAEAPAAEKAATAGAADPFSGEVPALEVEPNGDRRLSDKVIRLAEHRPGAAEPTNGKGLSSVERSAFREIGEKLKKASEIVAARQAAAEADKPVMQKNGEAASAEIAAYSEAAAAEEAEHAAAVLSSEQPGQERSATSEGAQVVDLSARRPSEAEPLEDVAEVQRSEPERPPLRAEDVIPSLAGGRDAPVDAPILEQLPVPVLIHAGDVLHYANAEFLQLTGYTSVEELAEAGGLDALFAESYGDQAGADHDMRLRTRDGDAFPIEAVLRSVPWHDGKALMLVVRRIGDESADADTAEQVAELEDRLAEMRTIIDTATDGVVLIDRDGAIRSISRPAEALFGFDSDEVTGKQFHSLFAIESQRAARDYLAGLSEHGVASVLNDGREVIGRESQGRFIPLFMTIGRLPNDSGFCAVVRDITQWKRAEEELTQARALAERSSSQKTDFLARISHEIRTPLNAIIGFSELMVDEKFGPVANDRYRDYLRDINRSGNHVLDLVNDLLDISKIEAGQQEMDYEAVSLNDALAETVAMMQPQANRERVIIRSSFASRLPEIVADRRSIRQIALNILSNAVRYTQAGGQVIVSTAYETSGDIVMRVRDTGIGMSQAEIEQALKPFKQINSLKRGRGDGTGLGLPLTKAMVEANRARFSIASTPGEGTLVEVTFPSTRVLAE; this is encoded by the coding sequence GCCGGCCCGTCGCCAGATCGCAGCGACGTCGGGCTTTCCTGAAATCGGTCGTGACCGCGCCATCATGGTGCGTGTCGCCGCCGGCATGACCAGCAACGCCGTTGCGTTCATGGCGAGTTCGATTCGGCTGCCCGACGGCGAGCGGGCGATCATGCTTGCCGTGCCGGCGAGCCCGGCCGCCTCGCGCGACCGGCGCGCGACCGCGGCAAATGCCATCGGCGGCTTTGCCGAGCCGGGGCATTTCCTGGCCTTCGTCGATGCCCGCGGCGAGATAGAGGCGGCGACGCCGGGCCTCGGCAATCTGGGCATTGCGACATCGACATTGGCCGCAATGGTCGCGGCGGTGCGCCACGAGCGCGACCGCATGATCAAGCGGGCCATCCCGGCTGCCGGCGGCTATCTGCCCGCCGGCCTCGCGCGCCTCACCGACGACAGGCATCTGCTGGTCGTGGTGGACGAGCGCATCGAGCTGGAGGAGATTGCACCCGCCGAGCAAGCCGCAGTCGAGCCGGTCACCGCCGAGCCGGCCAAAGTCGAAGAGGTATCGGTCGAGCCTGTCGCTGCGCCGAGGCGACCGGTCGAAGACGCGTCAGTGGCAGCAGATAAGCGCCAGGACCAGGCCACACACGACCATTGGTATTTCAGTCCCGAGGAGCGTGAGAGCCGCGCGGGCGTCGCCATCGGCGAATTGACCACTTCGGCCCGGACGCCTGAGGTCATCGAGCCGGGCTCGATTGCCGAGCTGGTCGATCATGCGATCGAGACTTTTGAAGAGAACATCGTTGAGACGGCTGTAGACCCCCTGCCGGAGCCCGAGGCGCCTGCGGTGGCCCAACCTGCCGCAGCTCCGCGTGCCGAACCGCAGATCGAGCGGTCCGCAGCACCGGTACGCTTTGTCTGGCGTACCGATGCCGAAGGCCGCTTCAGCGCCATCTCGCCCGAATTCGCCGCCGTCGTTGGCGAGCATGCCGCCGACATCGTCGGCCGCCGTTTCCAGGACGTCTCGACCACCTTCGAGCTCGACCCCTCGGGCGAGATCGCTGGTCTGCTGCAGCGTCGTGACACCTGGTCGGGCCGCTCGGTGCTGTGGCCCGTGGCCGGCACCGACCGGCGTATCCCGGTCGATCTCGCGGCACTGCCTGTCTACGGCCGCGACCGCAATTTCGAAGGGTTCCGCGGTTTTGGCGTTGCCCGTCCGGGCGAGGCCGTGGTCGACCACGAGCGCATCGGCCTGGCGCTGGTTCCCAATGGCAAGCACTCGGACGATCAGTCGACCAAGTCTTCCGAGCCGGTCGAATCGCCGGCAGTCGGTGACGAGCCGATAGCGAGCGAGCAGCTCGCTGCCGCCTCGAAGCCGGCCGAAAGCGGGCCGGTCCTGCCCGATACGTTTGGCGAGGCCGAAGCACCCGCTGCGGAGAAGGCCGCGACGGCTGGCGCCGCCGATCCTTTCTCCGGCGAGGTGCCGGCGCTCGAGGTAGAACCGAACGGCGATCGCCGCCTCTCCGACAAGGTGATCCGCCTGGCCGAGCATCGGCCGGGTGCCGCAGAACCCACCAATGGCAAGGGGCTTTCTTCGGTCGAGCGCAGCGCCTTCCGCGAAATCGGCGAGAAGCTGAAGAAAGCGAGTGAGATCGTCGCCGCAAGGCAGGCGGCCGCCGAGGCTGACAAGCCTGTAATGCAGAAGAATGGCGAGGCCGCTTCGGCCGAGATCGCGGCCTATTCGGAGGCCGCCGCCGCCGAAGAGGCCGAGCATGCGGCTGCCGTGCTGTCTTCAGAGCAGCCAGGGCAGGAGCGTTCCGCCACGAGTGAAGGCGCCCAAGTGGTGGATCTGTCCGCCCGCCGGCCGAGCGAAGCGGAGCCTCTCGAAGATGTGGCGGAGGTGCAGCGCTCGGAGCCGGAAAGGCCGCCGCTGCGTGCCGAAGACGTTATTCCGTCCCTCGCCGGCGGCCGTGACGCACCGGTCGATGCGCCGATCCTCGAGCAGCTGCCGGTTCCGGTGCTGATCCATGCCGGTGACGTGCTCCATTATGCCAATGCTGAGTTCCTGCAGCTGACCGGTTACACCTCCGTGGAGGAACTGGCGGAAGCGGGCGGGCTCGATGCGCTGTTTGCCGAAAGCTATGGCGACCAGGCAGGCGCCGACCACGACATGAGACTTCGCACCCGCGACGGCGACGCGTTCCCGATCGAGGCGGTGTTGCGCTCGGTGCCGTGGCATGACGGCAAGGCGCTTATGCTCGTTGTCAGGCGCATCGGCGACGAGAGTGCCGATGCCGATACTGCGGAGCAGGTGGCCGAACTCGAAGACCGGCTCGCCGAAATGCGCACGATCATCGACACTGCCACCGACGGTGTCGTTCTCATCGATCGCGACGGCGCCATCCGCTCGATCAGCCGGCCGGCAGAGGCGCTCTTCGGTTTCGACAGCGATGAGGTCACCGGCAAGCAGTTTCATTCGCTGTTTGCCATCGAGAGCCAGCGCGCCGCGCGCGATTATCTCGCCGGGCTATCCGAGCATGGCGTGGCAAGCGTGCTCAATGACGGCCGCGAGGTCATCGGCCGCGAGTCGCAGGGCCGCTTCATTCCGCTGTTCATGACCATAGGTCGCCTGCCCAACGACAGCGGTTTCTGCGCTGTCGTCCGCGACATCACTCAGTGGAAGCGTGCCGAGGAGGAGTTGACCCAGGCGCGCGCCCTGGCCGAACGCTCGTCGTCGCAGAAGACCGATTTCCTGGCGCGCATCAGCCACGAGATCCGCACCCCGCTCAACGCCATCATCGGCTTTTCCGAACTGATGGTCGACGAGAAGTTCGGGCCTGTCGCCAACGACCGCTATCGCGACTATCTCCGCGACATCAACCGCTCGGGCAACCATGTGCTCGACCTGGTCAACGACCTGCTCGACATCTCCAAGATCGAAGCGGGCCAGCAGGAGATGGATTACGAGGCGGTGTCGCTCAACGACGCACTGGCCGAAACCGTCGCCATGATGCAGCCGCAGGCCAACCGCGAACGCGTCATCATCCGCTCGAGCTTTGCCTCGCGTCTGCCCGAAATCGTCGCCGACCGCCGCAGCATCCGCCAGATCGCGCTCAACATCCTGTCCAATGCGGTGCGCTATACCCAGGCCGGCGGCCAGGTCATCGTCTCCACCGCCTACGAGACGTCGGGCGACATCGTCATGCGGGTGCGCGACACCGGCATCGGCATGTCACAGGCCGAGATCGAGCAGGCGCTGAAACCGTTCAAGCAGATCAACTCGCTGAAGCGTGGACGCGGTGACGGCACCGGCTTGGGCCTACCCCTGACCAAGGCGATGGTCGAGGCCAATCGCGCCCGATTCTCCATTGCCTCGACGCCGGGCGAGGGCACCCTGGTGGAGGTGACTTTCCCCTCGACGCGAGTGCTCGCCGAGTAG
- a CDS encoding Fe(3+) ABC transporter substrate-binding protein, whose amino-acid sequence MKFGSARSLIVGLAIATLSAGSALADGVVNIYTYRQPDLIKPVLDAFTAETGIKTEVLFLDKGLEERILAEGANSPADVIMTVDIARLTSAKEKGVTQPLVDEEVNKLLPAEYRDPEGNWFGVTKRARVIYASKERVKDTAITYADLADPKWKGKICMRSGQHDYNLALFSAAIAHWGPEKTEEWMKGLKANLAKKPDGGDRPQAGAIAAGECDIAIGNTYYVGLMRNNEKDPKEKEWGNAINVLFPTFENGLTHVNISGAALAKNAPNRDNAVKLIRFLASHKAQQVYAEKNYEYPVEPGLEPSETVKAFGELKADTLPLVDIAKGRKAASEMVDRVGLDDGPAS is encoded by the coding sequence ATGAAGTTTGGAAGCGCCCGGTCGTTGATCGTGGGTCTCGCGATCGCCACCCTGTCCGCCGGCTCGGCTCTCGCCGATGGCGTCGTCAACATCTACACCTATCGTCAGCCCGATCTGATCAAGCCCGTGCTCGATGCCTTCACGGCCGAGACCGGCATCAAGACCGAAGTGCTGTTCCTCGACAAGGGTCTTGAGGAGCGCATTCTCGCCGAGGGCGCCAACTCGCCCGCCGACGTCATCATGACCGTCGACATCGCCCGCCTGACCTCCGCCAAGGAGAAGGGCGTCACCCAGCCGCTGGTCGACGAGGAAGTCAACAAGCTGCTGCCGGCCGAATATCGCGATCCCGAAGGCAACTGGTTCGGCGTCACCAAGCGCGCCCGCGTGATCTACGCCTCCAAGGAGCGCGTCAAGGACACGGCCATCACCTATGCCGACCTCGCCGATCCCAAGTGGAAGGGCAAGATCTGCATGCGCTCGGGCCAGCACGACTACAACCTCGCCCTGTTCTCGGCCGCGATTGCCCATTGGGGCCCGGAAAAGACCGAAGAGTGGATGAAGGGTCTCAAGGCCAACCTCGCCAAGAAGCCTGATGGCGGCGACCGTCCGCAGGCTGGCGCGATTGCTGCCGGCGAGTGCGATATCGCCATCGGCAACACCTACTATGTCGGCCTGATGCGCAACAACGAGAAGGACCCGAAGGAAAAGGAATGGGGCAACGCCATCAACGTGCTCTTCCCGACCTTCGAGAACGGCCTGACCCACGTCAACATCTCGGGTGCCGCCCTCGCCAAGAACGCGCCGAACCGCGACAACGCCGTCAAGCTGATCCGCTTCCTGGCCAGCCACAAGGCCCAGCAGGTCTACGCCGAGAAGAACTACGAATATCCGGTCGAGCCGGGCCTGGAGCCGTCTGAGACGGTCAAGGCATTTGGCGAGCTCAAGGCCGACACGCTGCCGCTGGTGGACATCGCCAAGGGCCGTAAGGCTGCCTCCGAGATGGTCGACCGCGTCGGTCTCGACGACGGCCCGGCCAGCTGA
- a CDS encoding iron ABC transporter permease, whose product MAVSARPLPVRRHRHPLIGTLALAIGIVVVLPVLSLVFVALSGTGEDWPHLFQNVLPGATRTTLALLAMVAALTSIAGVACAWAVVAYDFPFRRILSWALVLPLAVPPYLAAYAFGEFFHYQGPVQSLVRAVFGFQTIRDYWFPDIRSTWGTAFVLASVLYPYVYLTTRIVFLMQGRNIADVARTLGASPARVFWRVLLPVARPAIVAGVALVLMESINDIGAAEYFGVRTLTVAVYTTWLNRGSLEGGAQIAILMLVLVVLLLVAEQWARRRQRFHAGRGTHLKVHPPRVALKGWTRFAMPVAVALPILSGFGVPITIFGQYASRRLEQFASPDVARAFFNSLMTASITAIITVGIALFLLNAQRLSKTRSMAAMVRLASVGYALPGGILGLGLLFVLARFDNSVDAFARAYLGVSTGLLLTGSAAAVILACTIRFVALAEGAIRSGMEKLPGSLDEAARSLGKTPAQSAASVLLPLLKPAILTASVLVFVDTVKELSATILLRPFGFSTLATYVYENASRGVPEEGAVAAIVIIITAMVPVILLSGALVRDAEASL is encoded by the coding sequence ATGGCCGTGAGCGCCCGGCCTTTGCCTGTCAGGCGCCATCGGCATCCTCTGATCGGCACGCTGGCGCTGGCCATCGGCATCGTGGTCGTCCTGCCGGTTCTGTCGCTTGTTTTCGTTGCGCTTTCGGGCACCGGCGAGGACTGGCCGCATCTGTTCCAAAATGTCCTGCCCGGTGCCACCAGGACCACGCTGGCGCTGCTGGCCATGGTCGCAGCCCTTACCTCGATTGCCGGCGTTGCCTGCGCCTGGGCTGTTGTCGCCTATGATTTCCCGTTCCGGCGCATCCTGTCCTGGGCGCTGGTGCTGCCGCTGGCCGTGCCGCCCTATCTGGCGGCCTATGCTTTCGGCGAGTTCTTCCATTACCAGGGGCCGGTGCAGAGCCTGGTCCGGGCCGTTTTCGGCTTCCAGACCATACGCGACTACTGGTTCCCAGACATACGTTCCACTTGGGGCACGGCCTTCGTGCTCGCCTCAGTGCTCTATCCATATGTCTATCTCACCACCCGCATCGTCTTCCTCATGCAGGGGCGCAACATCGCCGATGTCGCGCGCACCCTCGGCGCTTCGCCGGCGCGGGTGTTCTGGCGGGTGCTGTTGCCTGTCGCCCGGCCGGCCATCGTCGCCGGCGTGGCCCTGGTGCTGATGGAGAGCATCAACGACATCGGCGCGGCGGAGTATTTCGGTGTCCGTACGCTCACCGTCGCCGTCTACACCACTTGGCTCAACCGCGGCAGCCTGGAGGGCGGCGCCCAGATCGCCATCCTGATGCTGGTCCTGGTCGTCCTGCTGCTGGTCGCCGAGCAGTGGGCGCGGCGTCGCCAGCGCTTCCATGCCGGCCGGGGCACGCATCTCAAGGTCCATCCGCCGCGCGTGGCGCTGAAGGGCTGGACGCGTTTTGCCATGCCGGTGGCCGTGGCGCTGCCTATTCTCAGCGGCTTCGGCGTGCCGATCACCATCTTCGGCCAGTACGCGTCGCGCAGGCTTGAGCAGTTTGCCTCGCCTGACGTCGCGCGTGCATTCTTCAACAGCCTGATGACGGCCTCGATCACGGCCATCATCACCGTCGGTATCGCGCTGTTCCTGCTCAACGCCCAGCGGTTGTCCAAGACACGCAGCATGGCGGCGATGGTGCGGCTGGCCTCGGTCGGCTACGCTCTGCCGGGCGGCATTCTGGGCCTCGGCCTGCTGTTTGTGCTCGCTCGCTTCGACAATTCGGTCGACGCCTTTGCCCGTGCCTATCTCGGCGTCTCCACCGGTCTGCTGCTCACGGGCTCCGCCGCAGCCGTCATCCTCGCCTGCACCATACGTTTCGTTGCGCTCGCCGAAGGGGCGATCCGCTCGGGCATGGAGAAGCTTCCCGGCAGTCTCGACGAGGCCGCCCGAAGCCTTGGCAAGACGCCGGCCCAGAGTGCTGCCAGCGTGCTGCTGCCGCTGCTCAAGCCGGCGATCCTCACCGCATCGGTGCTTGTCTTCGTCGACACGGTGAAGGAGCTTTCGGCCACTATCCTGCTGCGCCCGTTCGGCTTCAGCACGCTTGCCACCTATGTCTATGAAAACGCCTCGCGTGGCGTTCCGGAGGAGGGGGCGGTCGCAGCCATCGTCATCATCATCACGGCCATGGTGCCCGTGATCCTGCTGTCCGGTGCGCTGGTGCGCGACGCTGAAGCATCCCTCTGA
- a CDS encoding acetoacetate--CoA ligase, translating to MTVEVPLWTPSAERIAAAPLTAFAAEAGKRAGREFSRYAALHAWSVDDRDAFWDLVWDFCGVIGEKGGRVLADGDRMPGAKFFPDARLNFAQNLLRGTGHGEAIVFRGEDKIERRLSWDELSALVSRLQQLFVSLGIKKGDRIAAMMPNMPETVAAMLATASIGAVWSSCSPDFGEQGVLDRFGQIEPKVFIAPDGYWYAGKHIEVGAKIAAVAEKLASATKVLVVDYLGTAEDVASGIAKAEALEDALAPFSAKAVTFEPLPFDHPLYILFSSGTTGIPKCIVHSAGGTLLQHLKELRLHAGLVPGDRFFYFTTCGWMMWNWLVSGLAAEATLLLYDGSPFHPNGNVLFDFADAEKMTYFGTSAKFIDSVRKAGLRPIDSHDLSTVRTLSSTGSPLSPEDFQFVYDSIKKDVHLASISGGTDIVSCFVLGVPTEPVWIGEIQGAGLGMAVDVWDDQGKPVRQEKGELVCTRAFTAMPIGFWNDANGAKYHAAYFDRFDNVWCHGDFAEWTGHGGLIIHGRSDATLNPGGVRIGTAEIYNQVEQLPEILEALCIGQDWDGDVRVVLFVRLAAGLSLDEDLEKRIRTKIRTGASPRHVPAKIVVVTDIPRTKSGKITELAVRDIVHGRPVKNKEALANPEALDLYRDIEQLRN from the coding sequence ATGACTGTTGAAGTGCCCCTCTGGACACCCTCTGCAGAGCGGATTGCAGCCGCACCCTTGACGGCGTTTGCAGCCGAGGCGGGCAAGCGTGCGGGGCGCGAGTTCTCCCGATATGCCGCTCTGCACGCTTGGTCGGTCGACGACCGCGACGCCTTCTGGGATCTGGTCTGGGACTTCTGCGGTGTCATCGGCGAAAAAGGCGGCCGCGTGCTGGCCGACGGCGACAGGATGCCGGGCGCGAAATTCTTTCCCGATGCAAGGCTCAACTTCGCCCAGAACCTGCTGCGCGGCACGGGCCACGGCGAGGCCATCGTCTTCCGCGGCGAGGACAAGATCGAACGGCGCCTGAGCTGGGACGAGCTTTCGGCGCTGGTGTCGCGGCTGCAGCAGCTGTTCGTGTCGCTAGGCATCAAGAAGGGCGACCGTATCGCTGCGATGATGCCGAACATGCCGGAGACTGTGGCCGCCATGCTGGCGACCGCCTCGATCGGCGCGGTGTGGTCGTCATGCTCGCCCGATTTCGGCGAACAGGGCGTGCTCGACCGCTTCGGCCAGATCGAGCCGAAGGTGTTCATTGCCCCCGACGGCTACTGGTATGCCGGCAAACACATAGAGGTCGGTGCAAAGATAGCCGCCGTGGCCGAGAAGCTGGCCAGTGCGACGAAGGTTCTGGTCGTCGACTATCTCGGAACGGCAGAGGACGTCGCCTCCGGCATCGCCAAGGCCGAGGCGCTGGAGGATGCGCTCGCGCCATTTTCGGCAAAGGCGGTGACGTTCGAGCCCCTGCCCTTCGACCATCCGCTCTACATCCTGTTTTCGTCCGGTACGACCGGCATCCCCAAATGCATCGTGCATTCGGCCGGCGGCACATTGCTGCAGCATCTCAAGGAGCTGCGCCTGCATGCCGGCCTCGTGCCCGGCGACCGCTTCTTCTATTTCACCACCTGTGGCTGGATGATGTGGAACTGGCTTGTCTCGGGGCTCGCCGCCGAGGCAACGCTGCTGCTCTATGACGGCTCGCCGTTCCATCCCAACGGCAATGTGCTGTTCGATTTCGCCGACGCCGAGAAGATGACCTATTTCGGCACCTCGGCGAAATTCATCGACTCCGTCCGCAAAGCGGGCCTGAGACCCATCGACAGCCACGACCTGTCCACCGTGCGCACCCTGTCGTCGACAGGCTCGCCGCTGTCGCCCGAGGATTTCCAGTTCGTCTATGACAGCATCAAGAAGGATGTCCACCTCGCCTCGATCTCCGGCGGCACCGACATCGTCTCGTGCTTCGTTCTGGGCGTACCGACGGAACCGGTCTGGATCGGCGAGATCCAGGGTGCCGGCCTCGGCATGGCCGTCGACGTCTGGGACGACCAGGGCAAACCGGTGCGCCAGGAAAAAGGCGAGCTCGTCTGCACCAGGGCCTTTACCGCAATGCCCATCGGTTTCTGGAACGACGCCAACGGTGCCAAGTATCACGCGGCCTATTTCGATCGGTTCGACAATGTCTGGTGCCATGGCGACTTCGCCGAATGGACCGGCCATGGCGGCCTGATCATCCATGGCCGCTCGGACGCCACGCTGAACCCCGGCGGGGTGCGCATCGGTACGGCCGAGATCTACAACCAGGTCGAGCAACTGCCGGAAATACTGGAGGCCCTGTGCATCGGCCAGGATTGGGATGGCGACGTGCGCGTTGTGCTGTTCGTCCGCCTCGCGGCTGGCCTTTCCCTCGACGAGGATCTCGAAAAGCGTATCCGGACAAAGATCCGCACCGGCGCCAGCCCACGCCACGTGCCGGCTAAGATCGTCGTGGTCACGGACATCCCGCGCACCAAGTCGGGCAAGATCACCGAGCTTGCGGTGCGCGACATCGTCCATGGCCGTCCGGTCAAGAACAAGGAGGCGCTGGCCAACCCCGAAGCCCTCGACCTCTACAGGGATATCGAACAGCTCAGGAACTGA
- a CDS encoding AsmA family protein, with the protein MPSPLFKRGIWAIVGLAVLIVFTVAAVPFVASTQIVKDRIAFEMSAWSGFRVSFDGTPSIEIWPVFRATLKNVTLTDWDDEQGSPIIDAERVEIELSALSALSGNVDFSDAHFVRPTLRIKRRADGGYELPQSRGGRLERSIERTQEMVAANPSEPDIKGLPSDKFGAVEFIDGRVVAVSDEGSDEILSDLTGKASWPALNKAGSMAATGVWRGEPVALELTSERPLLIFAGGSAPITASIKSAPVEASFEGTARLTGDAHVEGHTKISAPSFRRVLEWSQPGVLPGSPVGSISIASKVTGDLSRLKLDNAKVTLDSNPGMGILDLSLNGPVPSISGTLAFDTLDLMTFASAFAPMAPTSSGNSEIDTSFADHVNLDLRLSTTKATFGAISLAEVAATAQVKGGLAAFDISDAEAFGGNVQAGMRFDRQPGGTQAEIRLLASDIDGGAFGAAAGLGRIVPIGRGTVSVILKGPGLSWNTLLQNANGSISATFGVGAIPGLDLKAFLKRTGERGFFSLDEVSGATLPVDGVELKATISNGVAKIDKAEARTPANRIWLTGIVPYVGRGLALSGAVEPRETAVTAGSTTTPAAPADAQPRTAFFVGGSWSAPFISPLEPPAASVPASSAPKAD; encoded by the coding sequence ATGCCATCACCACTGTTCAAGCGCGGTATCTGGGCGATCGTCGGCCTCGCCGTCCTGATCGTCTTTACCGTCGCGGCGGTGCCTTTCGTCGCTTCCACCCAGATCGTCAAGGATCGCATTGCCTTTGAGATGAGCGCGTGGAGTGGCTTCCGCGTCTCTTTCGACGGCACGCCGAGCATCGAAATATGGCCCGTCTTCCGCGCAACGCTGAAGAACGTCACCCTCACCGACTGGGACGACGAGCAAGGGTCGCCGATCATCGATGCCGAGCGTGTCGAAATCGAGCTCTCGGCCCTTTCGGCCCTGTCGGGCAATGTCGATTTTTCCGATGCGCATTTCGTCCGCCCCACCTTGCGCATAAAGCGCCGGGCCGACGGTGGTTACGAACTGCCGCAATCGCGCGGCGGCAGGCTCGAGCGCTCGATCGAGCGCACCCAGGAAATGGTCGCTGCAAACCCCTCCGAACCTGACATCAAGGGCCTGCCTTCCGACAAGTTTGGCGCCGTCGAGTTCATCGACGGCCGGGTCGTTGCCGTTTCCGACGAGGGCAGCGACGAGATATTGAGCGACCTGACGGGCAAGGCCAGCTGGCCGGCGCTGAACAAGGCCGGCAGCATGGCCGCGACCGGTGTCTGGCGCGGTGAGCCGGTGGCGCTGGAATTGACCTCCGAGCGCCCGCTCTTGATCTTTGCCGGCGGTAGCGCACCGATCACGGCGTCGATCAAATCGGCGCCGGTCGAGGCCAGCTTCGAAGGCACCGCCCGCCTCACTGGTGACGCACATGTCGAGGGCCATACCAAGATTTCGGCGCCCTCGTTCCGGCGTGTGCTGGAGTGGTCGCAGCCCGGCGTGCTGCCCGGCAGCCCGGTGGGCTCCATCTCGATTGCCTCGAAGGTCACCGGCGATCTGTCGCGGCTCAAGCTCGACAATGCCAAGGTCACGCTCGACAGCAATCCGGGCATGGGCATCCTCGACCTGTCGCTCAACGGCCCGGTACCATCGATCTCCGGCACGCTTGCCTTCGACACGCTCGACCTGATGACGTTCGCCTCGGCCTTCGCGCCGATGGCACCGACGAGCTCTGGCAACAGCGAGATCGACACCAGCTTTGCAGATCACGTCAATCTCGACCTCAGGCTGTCGACCACCAAGGCCACATTCGGCGCGATCTCGCTGGCGGAGGTTGCCGCGACCGCCCAGGTCAAGGGCGGCCTCGCGGCCTTCGACATTTCCGACGCCGAGGCCTTCGGCGGCAATGTCCAGGCCGGCATGCGCTTCGACCGCCAGCCTGGAGGCACTCAGGCCGAAATCCGGCTGCTCGCCTCCGACATCGACGGCGGTGCCTTCGGCGCTGCGGCCGGCTTGGGGCGCATCGTGCCCATCGGCCGCGGCACGGTTTCGGTCATCCTCAAGGGGCCGGGGCTCAGCTGGAACACGCTGTTGCAGAATGCCAACGGCTCGATCTCGGCGACCTTCGGCGTCGGCGCCATACCGGGCCTCGATCTCAAGGCGTTCCTCAAGCGTACCGGCGAGCGCGGCTTCTTCTCGTTGGACGAGGTCTCCGGCGCAACATTGCCGGTCGATGGCGTCGAGCTCAAGGCCACCATCTCCAATGGCGTCGCCAAGATCGACAAGGCCGAGGCGCGCACGCCCGCCAATCGCATCTGGCTCACCGGCATCGTGCCCTATGTCGGGCGCGGGCTGGCGCTTTCGGGGGCTGTTGAGCCCAGGGAAACGGCTGTTACGGCGGGCTCGACGACCACGCCTGCAGCACCCGCCGACGCGCAGCCGCGCACGGCCTTCTTCGTCGGTGGTTCCTGGAGCGCGCCGTTCATTTCGCCGCTGGAGCCGCCGGCGGCCTCCGTCCCGGCGTCGTCGGCACCCAAGGCTGACTAA